A single region of the Sorghum bicolor cultivar BTx623 chromosome 7, Sorghum_bicolor_NCBIv3, whole genome shotgun sequence genome encodes:
- the LOC8057868 gene encoding transcription factor bHLH14, translating to MNELVPQSSFCSPASPTSFFSAAAGHHSVLEFMSCGVPEQWLLGEEEALDNKHMHDGSEWVAGGSHDSAGSDLSSNPPVAAVVMSDRTARSRRGRKPGPRSDNPGVSHVEAERQRREKLNRRFCDLRATVPTVSRMDKASLLADATAYIAELRGRVEQLEADAKQQVAARKLGGGNPAMCPASGGLEEKLEVRMVGRHAAAVRLTTASTRHAPALLMGALRSLDLPVQNACVSRVGGAATVQDAVVDVPAALQDEGCLRAALLHVLQQDESA from the coding sequence ATGAATGAGCTCGTCCCCCAGTCATCCTTCTGCTCCCCAGCCTCCCCAACGTCCTTCTTCTCCGCGGCGGCAGGCCACCACTCTgtcctcgagttcatgtcctgCGGGGTACCCGAGCAATGGCTACTCGGCGAAGAAGAAGCACTCGATAATAAGCACATGCATGATGGCTCTGAGTGGGTGGCCGGAGGCTCGCACGACTCGGCGGGCTCCGACCTGTCCAGCAACCCGCCGGTGGCTGCGGTCGTCATGTCCGACCGCACGGCGAGGAGTAGGCGGGGCAGGAAGCCCGGGCCCCGGTCCGACAACCCCGGAGTCAGCCACGTCGAGGCCGAGCGGCAGCGGCGGGAGAAGCTCAACCGCCGGTTCTGCGACCTCCGGGCCACGGTGCCGACGGTGTCCCGGATGGACAAGGCGTCCCTGCTCGCCGACGCCACCGCCTACATCGCCGAGCTGCGCGGTCGCGTGGAGCAGCTGGAGGCCGATGCCAAGCAGCAGGTCGCGGCGAGGAAGCTGGGCGGCGGCAACCCCGCCATGTGCCCGGCCTCGGGGGGCCTCGAGGAGAAGCTGGAGGTGCGGATGGTCGGGCGTCATGCGGCGGCGGTGCGCCTGACGACGGCCTCGACACGCCACGCCCCCGCGCTCCTCATGGGCGCGCTGCGGTCGCTGGACCTGCCCGTGCAGAACGCGTGCGTGAGCCGCGTGGGCGGCGCGGCGACGGTGCAGGACGCCGTCGTGGACGTGCCCGCCGCGCTCCAGGACGAAGGCTGCCTCCGTGCCGCGCTGCTCCACGTCCTGCAGCAGGACGAGAGCGCGTAG
- the LOC8057869 gene encoding transcription factor MYC4 has translation MAISSSFISGIMDELACRSFFSSIPQSPAFFSGAGGQHPVLEFSYCDVPEQWLEDDDGGGAEKLWDGTTATVLGTGAATPSAPAAGNHDDVSDKLPAAPAPPKRRRGRKPGPRTVGPVLSHVEAERQRRDRLNRRFCDLRAAVPTVSKMDRASLLADATAYIAELRGRAERVEIEAKQQQAVTAVVPPEAFKEKLEVRMLGQREAAALRLTTTAGTTPHDAAARLMVALCSLDLPVQHAYVCRVGGTTTVQDAVVDVPVALRDDGVLRAVLLRSLQGSG, from the coding sequence ATGGCAATCTCTTCCTCATTCATCAGCGGAATCATGGATGAGCTTGCCTGCCGCAGCTTTTTCTCATCCATCCCTCAGTCCCcagccttcttctccggcgccggcggccaACACCCGGTGCTTGAGTTCTCGTACTGCGACGTCCCCGAGCAATGGCTGGAGgatgacgacggcggcggcgcagagAAGCTCTGGGACGGCACCACAGCGACAGTGTTAGGCACCGGGGCGGCGACGCCCTCGGCACCGGCAGCAGGCAACCACGACGATGTGTCTGACAAACTGCCGGCGGCACCTGCGCCGCCCAAGAGGCGGCGGGGCCGCAAGCCCGGGCCCAGGACCGTCGGCCCCGTCCTCAGCCACGTGGAGGCGGAGCGGCAGCGGCGGGACAGGCTCAACCGCCGGTTCTGCGACCTCCGGGCAGCCGTCCCCACGGTGTCCAAGATGGACAGGGCGTCCCTCCTCGCCGACGCCACGGCCTACATCGCTGAGCTGCGCGGCCGCGCGGAACGGGTCGAGATCGAGGCCAAGCAGCAGCAGGCCGTCACTGCGGTGGTGCCGCCAGAGGCCTTCAAGGAGAAGCTGGAGGTGCGGATGCTGGggcagcgcgaggcggcggcgctgcgcctgACGACGACGGCAGGGACGACACCCCACGACGCCGCCGCGCGCCTCATGGTCGCGCTCTGCTCCCTGGACCTGCCGGTGCAGCACGCGTACGTGTGCCGCGTGGGCGGCACGACGACCGTGCAGGACGCCGTCGTGGACGTGCCCGTCGCGCTGCGGGACGACGGCGTCCTCCGAGCGGTGTTGCTCCGGAGCCTGCAAGGGAGCGGATGA
- the LOC110437401 gene encoding transcription factor MYC2-like, with amino-acid sequence MDELVYPASSCSSPSPTSFSAAGHFEELEFVSWDVPEEWMEGNDWFDEPLADGDEGCRSAGNGDLSGSGEPPAPAPAPKRRGRKPGPRTNGPTISHVEAERQRRDKLNRRFCELRAAVPTVSRMDRASLLAAAAAYIGELRDRVEQLEAEAKQAASAAVTTAAAAAATHHHHSFGLLQGKLGLEVRMLAGLDAAALRLTTTTARHAPAHLMLALRSLDLQVQHACVCRVNGVAVQDAVVDVPAGLRDERGLRAALLHKLQQSG; translated from the coding sequence ATGGATGAGCTCGTCTACCCCGCCTCATCATGCAGCTCTCCCTCCCCCACCTCCTTCTCCGCGGCCGGCCACTTTGAGGAGCTGGAGTTCGTGTCCTGGGATGTCCCGGAGGAATGGATGGAGGGCAACGATTGGTTCGACGAGCCCTTGGCGGATGGAGACGAGGGCTGCCGCTCGGCGGGCAACGGCGACCTGTCCGGATCCGGCgaaccgccggcgccggcgcctgcGCCGAAGCGGCGTGGCCGGAAGCCTGGGCCCCGGACCAACGGCCCCACTATCAGCCACGTGGAGGCCGAGCGGCAGCGGCGGGACAAGCTCAACCGCCGCTTCTGCGAGCTCAGGGCAGCCGTGCCCACGGTGTCCAGGATGGACAGGGCGTCCCTcctcgcggccgccgccgcctacatcggcgagctgcgcGACCGCGTCGAGCAGCTCGAGGCCGAGGCCAAGCAGGCAGCCTCCGCCGCTGTCaccaccgcggcggcggcggcggccacccaccaccaccactcgtTCGGTCTCCTCCAGGGGAAGCTGGGGCTGGAGGTGCGGATGCTCGCCGGGctggacgcggcggcgctgcgcctgACGACGACCACGGCGCGCCACGCGCCGGCGCACCTCATGCTCGCGCTCCGGTCGCTGGACCTGCAGGTGCAGCACGCGTGCGTGTGCAGGGTGAACGGCGTGGCCGTGCAGGATGCCGTCGTCGACGTGCCCGCCGGGCTGCGCGACGAGCGCGGCCTGCGCGCTGCGTTGCTCCACAAGCTGCAGCAGAGCGGCTAG